Proteins encoded within one genomic window of Spirulina major PCC 6313:
- the cobD gene encoding threonine-phosphate decarboxylase CobD, with product MKTRPTHGGNLVWATDVADCSCRELLDFSASINPLGPPPCAIAALQASTPTLSHYPDPNYTHLRDAIARHHNIDPDWILPGNGAAELLTWAAWDLAAHTETTTLFTPAFADYRRALRAFQISVRDVPLPLDPAHPQEPELPADLSGLLLNNPHNPTGKLWPLGAIVPWIARSQLAIVDEAFMDFLPPSQQESLIDQVAAWPQVVILRSLTKFYSLPGLRLGYAIAHPDRIRIWQDRRDPWAVNGLAAAVGVEILQDYDFQQQTWAWLPPARQALAEGLAQIPGLEPQPGAANFLLVRTEIPSDRLQLHLLKTAKILIRDCLSFPELGDRYFRVAVRTPAENQRLITALHTTVTALSPDDC from the coding sequence ATGAAGACGCGACCGACTCACGGCGGGAATCTAGTTTGGGCAACCGATGTTGCTGACTGTTCCTGCCGTGAGCTTTTAGATTTTTCGGCGAGTATTAACCCCCTCGGCCCGCCACCCTGTGCGATCGCCGCCCTCCAAGCCAGCACCCCCACCCTCAGCCATTACCCCGACCCCAACTACACCCACCTGCGGGATGCGATCGCCCGCCACCACAATATCGATCCCGATTGGATTTTACCGGGCAATGGTGCGGCAGAACTCCTGACCTGGGCCGCCTGGGATCTTGCCGCCCACACCGAAACCACGACCCTATTTACCCCTGCCTTTGCGGATTATCGCCGTGCCCTCCGGGCGTTCCAAATTTCAGTGCGGGACGTGCCGTTACCCCTCGATCCGGCGCATCCTCAAGAGCCAGAGTTGCCCGCTGATCTGTCCGGGCTGCTGCTCAATAATCCCCACAATCCGACGGGGAAACTCTGGCCCCTAGGGGCAATTGTGCCGTGGATTGCCCGCAGTCAGTTGGCGATCGTCGATGAGGCATTTATGGATTTTCTGCCGCCGTCCCAGCAAGAAAGTTTGATTGATCAGGTGGCGGCTTGGCCCCAGGTGGTGATTTTACGATCGCTGACGAAGTTTTATAGTTTGCCGGGGCTGCGGTTGGGCTATGCGATCGCCCATCCGGATCGGATTCGGATTTGGCAAGACCGGCGCGACCCCTGGGCGGTGAATGGGTTAGCGGCGGCAGTGGGGGTGGAGATTTTGCAGGACTACGACTTTCAACAGCAAACCTGGGCTTGGCTCCCCCCCGCTCGCCAAGCGTTGGCCGAGGGGTTAGCCCAAATTCCGGGTCTAGAACCGCAACCGGGGGCGGCGAATTTTCTCCTGGTGCGGACGGAGATTCCCAGCGATCGCCTCCAACTCCATCTCCTCAAAACCGCTAAAATTTTGATTCGGGATTGCCTCAGTTTTCCGGAATTGGGCGATCGCTACTTCCGCGTTGCCGTTCGCACTCCGGCCGAAAACCAACGCCTGATCACCGCGTTGCACACCACTGTTACCGCCCTTTCGCCCGATGATTGCTAA
- a CDS encoding HU family DNA-binding protein: MNKGELVDQVHEKTSVTKKDVDRVISATVEAIMEAVSNGEKVTLVGFGSFEPRDRKEREGRNPKTGDPMKIPATKVPAFSAGKLFKEKVAP; the protein is encoded by the coding sequence ATGAATAAAGGCGAACTTGTCGATCAGGTTCACGAAAAAACCAGCGTGACCAAGAAAGATGTGGATCGGGTCATCAGTGCTACCGTTGAAGCCATTATGGAAGCGGTGTCCAATGGCGAAAAAGTGACATTGGTGGGTTTTGGTTCCTTTGAGCCTCGCGATCGCAAAGAGCGCGAAGGTCGCAACCCCAAAACCGGCGATCCGATGAAAATCCCCGCGACCAAAGTGCCGGCGTTCTCTGCCGGTAAATTGTTCAAGGAAAAAGTCGCTCCGTAA
- a CDS encoding 2TM domain-containing protein: MPPRWPRKPDRATDPAYRRLDDRMTFAVHVAGFLACNSGIWFFYELKQAAWPWAKWVTGIWAVLLLVHFIYITAIADYSLNSDG, from the coding sequence ATGCCTCCCCGTTGGCCCCGCAAACCCGATCGCGCAACTGACCCGGCCTATCGTCGTCTGGACGATCGCATGACCTTCGCGGTGCATGTAGCAGGGTTTCTAGCCTGCAATTCCGGCATTTGGTTTTTTTATGAACTCAAACAGGCGGCCTGGCCGTGGGCGAAATGGGTCACCGGGATTTGGGCCGTTCTGCTCCTGGTTCATTTCATTTACATTACAGCGATCGCTGATTACTCCCTAAACTCCGATGGCTAA